In Desulfovibrio sp., the sequence GCTGGAAGGAGCGTTTTTCACCCGGCATATCGCAAGCGGAAACCCCACCAGCATCTATTCCGGCCCAACCCGCGTCACCGCAGAGGGCCGGTTGATAGCCCTGAGGACCGTCCGTCCGTCCGGCATGCTCCTTGACAAGTACCTGGTGGTCACCTGCTCCAGGAGCTTGAGCGTCATCTTTGCCGGATGGCGCTGGGACCTCTACAGGATCGGAGGCTCTTATCTGGTGCTGGTGTTGCTTGGCTGCTGGGGGATGTATGCCTACCAACGGCGTCAGCGTGAGTTCGCCAAACACGAGGAGCTGTCGGCCGTAAAACTCCAGATGGCCCTGGACGCGGCCAAGGCCGGGATTTGGGAGTGGAACCTCAAAACCAACGAGAACCGGTGGTCGGACCAGCTCTGGGGTCTCTACGGCCTCAAGCACGGCGATGATGAACCGTCGTACGACAAATGGCAGTCCACCATCCATCCCTCGGACAGGGAGAGGGTCTGCTCCGAGGTTTCCACCGCAGCTGCAACAGGCAGCAACATCGTCATCGAATGGAAGGTGAATCTGCCTGACAACCAGATCCGCTGGCTCACCTCCCAGGGCAGCCCGGAATACGGCCAGGACGGCAATATAACCCGCTACCGGGGCGTGGTGATGGACATCACGGAGCGCAAGCGGATGGAGAGCACGCTGTCGCAGAGCCGCCGCGACCTGCGGGCCGTCCTTGACAACATGCCGTCCATGATCGGCTCCTGGGACAAAAACTTGCGCAACCGGTTCGCCAACCACGCCTATTATACATGGTTCGGTATCGACCCGGAGACAATACCGGGTATGCACATTCGAGACGTGATAGGAGAGGAGCGCTACCACCTCAACCTCCCCTATATCGAGGGCGTGCTCGCAGGGGTGCCCCAAGTGTTCGAGCGCGCCATCCCGACTCCCGATGGTACGAGCGTGTTGCATTCCCTGGCTCATTACATCCCAGATATCGTTGACGGCCAGGTGCTGGGCTTCTACGCCCTGATAACCGACATCACCACCGTCAAGCAGGCCGAGGAGGCCATGGCCGCCTCCCTCAAGGAAAAGGAGGTCCTGCTTCGGGAAATCCACCACCGGGTGAAAAACAACCTCCAGATCGTCTCAAGCCTGTTAAGCCTCCAATCGCAGGGGGGGAGGGCCGCCTCCGTCCAGGACGTCCTTACCGAGAGCAAGGGGCGGATCATGTCCATGGCGCTTATCCATGAACAGCTCTACAGCTCGCACGATTTGTCCCAGATACAGGTGGATGTGTATCTCAGTCAGCTCCTTCCCAGACTTCTGACGACCTATAGCGGGAAGAAGGATATCTCGCTTGATCTCGAATTCTCTCCCATCGCACTCACACTCGACCAATCCATTCCCTTCGGGCTGATAGTAAACGAGCTGGTCACCAACGCGCTCAAGCACGGATTCATCGGCAGGGATGCAGGCACGATACGCGTTTCGACCTCCGTTGCGGAGGGTGCCGTGGCCATCGTGGTCGAAGATGACGGCGTGGGCCTGCCCGAAGGCTTTTGCCTGGAAGCTGTGGAAACGCTCGGCCTTCAGCTGGTTGTTATTCTCACCGACCAGCTTCACGGAAAGCTCGCCATCGAGTCCGCCTCGGGAACCACCTTCCTTCTGCAATTTCCCCTGCGCGCCCAGGGGCAGTAGCGTCTTACGGGACAAACGAACCCTTGTGGACAGCTGCCGGGGCTTTTGCGCCCTGGAATCAACCGGAGAGTCATCGCGCGCTTCGCTCAACGCGGCCTGAAGCAGGGCTTCCTTCAACCCCGCCCCCCCGTATCCCCGCCAACAGTTAGCCCCCCTTATGAACCCAGGCGGGCGCTTGATCGCGATGCCTATTGCCAACATATTCTATAATGGATAAAGGCTGGGCAACTCCTCGATTAGATTCACGATGGGCGCCGAAAATTCGGCAAAGACGTTCCCATGGAAGAGGCCATGCCAATGTCTACAGTCCCCATCGCTGAACTCCAGATCGGCTCGATTCTCTCAGCCGACGTCAAGTCCAAGCAGGGGCGGCTGCTTCTGGTGGCCGGGACCAGGCTCGAAGAGCGGCACATCAAGATTCTCAAGACCTGGGGCGTGTACGAGGCCCCGGTGAACGGCGCGGAAACCGGGCAGGAAGAGCCCCGGACCGTCCAGTCCTCCCAGGCGCAGCAGCCTCCCCAGGCCCCCCAGGCTTCACCATCCCCCCAGGAGCCCAAGGTCGACATCTCCGTGTCGGACAAGGCCTGCCTGGCCTATTCCCAGTGCCGTTTCCTGCTCAGCAAGAATCCCGGCCCCATCGACAAGCTGCTCATGCGGCGCCATTTCCTCAAGACCAAGGAGCGCGTGGACTCGGGGCAGGTGAGGCTCAAGGAACTCACGTTCGCCAAGTGCGTGGCAGCGGCCGAACTGCCCAAAATGGCAGCCCTCGACCCGGACAGGATCATCTCCGGCAACACCCAGCTGGCTTCGCCGCCGCATGTGTTCCGCGAAATCATAAAGGCCTTGCAGGACCCCAAGTCCTCCGTGTCCTACCTGGCCGACGTTATCGCCAAGGACCCGGCCCTGACCGCCAGACTTCTGCGCATAGTCAACTCCCCGTTCTACGGCCAGACCCAGAAGATCGACACCCCGGCCCGGGCGCTGCTTATCCTCGGCGCCAAGAAGCTCACCTCGCTGGCCGCGGGCATCGCCATCATGAGCGTGTTCGAGGGCATCCCCCAGTCCGTTGTCAACATGGAGCTCTTCTGGAAGCATTCCTTAAGCTGCGGCGTGGTCTGCAAGCTTCTGGCGCTGCAGGTGGAGCCGGAGCTTGAGGATTCGCTCTTTCTGGCCGGCATGCTCCACGACATCGGCAAGCTGGTGATGCTAAAAGACCATGCCAAGCACGCCGCCCTGGTGCTTTCGGCCTCCCGCCAACTGGCCAAGCCCTCCTATGAAATCGAAAAGGCCGTGTGGGGCTTCACCCACGCCGACATCGGGGCCCGCCTGGCCGAACAGTGGAATTTCCCCACCAGCCTGGTGAACGCCATCCGCTTCCACCACTCGCATTCCTCGGCCGCGGACCACCACGAGAGCGATTTCGTGCACCTGGCCGACCACGTCGCTTGCGCCATGGAAATAGGCTCAAGCGGGGCCTGGCTCTTTCCGCCCCTCCTGCACGTGCGTCTGGGCCGCCACGCCCCGTCGCTCAATCTCCTGAAGGCCATCCTGCCCATGGCCGAACAGCAGACGGAAGAGATAGTGGGGTTGTTCCTCTTATGAGCGCAAAGCACCTGGACCAGTGCGCGAGCACGCTCATAAAAAGCCGCGTCCAGCATCTGGAGTGGCTGGCCAAGAACACCTTCGAGGCGCTGCAGGTTGCAGCTTCCATGAACAACTTAAATGCCAGCGTCAGCACCTTCAAATCGCCCGTGACCATCCTTCAGGCCGCGACCACCCGGTTGAAGGAGCTCATCACCTTCGACAGCTACGCCTTCTTCCTTGCCGACAAAGACTCCGACCTCCCTCTCGCCTTGTGTGAACCAGCAGAGAATGCTGGTTTTTTCAAGGGAGAACTGGACAGGTTGATAGACGACGGCACCATCCCGGACGTGCTGAACAACAAGGGCCCGCTGTTCAAGGTGAAGCCCAAAAGAAACGGCAGCTACCTTCTGCACAGCGTTGCCACCACGTCGCGCATCAGGGGCCTTTACATCGGCGACGTGGGTAATCGCAGAAAGCACATCCAGGACATATCGCTCTTTAGCCTCACAATAGTCTTAAACGCCACGGCCAGCCTTCTGGAAAGCTACGAGCTCTACAAGATGCTGCGCCAGGCCAATACGAAGCTCAAGAAAAAGATAACCAACCTGCGAAAGGAAGTGGCGCTCCGAAAGAAGACCGAGTCTTCGCTTGTGCAGTCGCAGCGGATGCTGAACCTGGTCATGGACAACATTCCGCAAAGCGTCTTCTGGAAGGGCACGGACCTCTGCTACCTTGGCTGCAACAAGAACTTCGCCGCCAGCGTTGGCTATGGCGATCCCTCAGGCGTTATCGGCAAAACTGACCAGGATCTCCCCTTCAAGCCCGAGGAGGCGGCCCGCTTCCAGGCGTCCGACAAGCGGGTGATCCGGGAAAACCGTTGCGAGCTGGACATCCAGGAGCCCGTCACCCTGGCGGACACGAGCACGCGCTGGCTGGAGACCAACCGGGTTCCCATGCACGACGGGCAGGGCAGAGTGATAGGGGTTCTGGGCACCTCCCACGACATCACCGAGCGCAAGGCCTATGACGACCAGCTCTCCCACCTGGCCCTGCACGACGCCCTGACCGGCCTGCCCAACCGGGTGCTCTTTTTCGAGCGGCTCTCCTGGGCCATGTCTCGCAGCAAGCGCAACACCCAGACTCGCTCCTGTGTGCTGCTCATGGACATGGACCGGTTCAAGCAGATCAACGACGCCCACGGCCACCTGCTTGGCGACAGGCTCTTGGTGGAACTCAGCAAGCGCATCTCGCGCTGCCTGCGCGAATCGGACATCCTCTCGCGCCTGGGCGGCGACGAATTCACCATCATGATCGAAGACATCGCCAGGGACGAAGACTACACGGCCATAGTCGAGCGCATAGTGGTTGAAATTGAAAAGCCGTTCAACATCCTGGGCAGGGTGGTGTACACGTCGGTGAGCATCGGAGTGGTGGAGGACATCGCCAAGTACACCAATCCCGAGGACATCCTGCGCGACGCGGACATCGCCATGTACGCGGCCAAGGGATTCGGCGGGCGCAGGGTCGAAGTGTACAAGGAGTCCATGCACGAGAGCGTGATACGCGTTACGGAAATGGAGCACGACCTGCACTACGGGTTCGACCACAACGAGTTCTCGGTGGTGTACCAGCCCATCTTCTCCATCCCCGAGCACACGTTGCGCGGGTTCGAGGTGCTGGCCCGCTGGACCCACTCCAAGTTAGGCCCCATCGGACCGGACGTGTTCATCCCCCTGGCCGAGAAGACCGGGCTGATCCTTGAACTGGGCGCGTTCGTTCTGCACAAGGCCTGCACGGACTTCAGCCGGTGGCGGGCCCAGTTCCCCGAGCAGTCCAAGGGGCTCTACCTGTCCATCAACCTCTCGGCCCGCCAGCTCTCCAACCCCGATCTGGTGGCGGAGATCAAGGGCATCCTTGCGGCCAACGACATCCCGCCGGAGCTCATAAACTTAGAAATCACCGAATCCATGGTCATGCAGGACCCGGACAACGCGCTGGCCATCCTGCGCCACTTAAAGCAGCTGGGTGTGGGCATCTTCCTGGACGATTTCGGGACAGGCTATTCCTCCCTGTCGCACCTGCAGAAGTTCCCCATCGACACCTTAAAGATCGACAAGAGCTTCATCTTCAACCTGTCTGGCGGCAAAAGCATGGAGAGCACGGCCATCGTCCGCTCCATCCTGGCCCTGGGCGGCAGCCTGGGCATGCAGGTGGTGGCTGAAGGCATAGAGAACATTTCCCAGCGCGATTCGCTCGTGGAACTGGGCTGCACCACCGGGCAGGGGTATCTCATGTCACGCCCCCTGCCGGCCGAGAAGGTGGTGTCCCACATGGCCGACATGTGAGGGGGCGGCGCTCCCCCTTGCCGGTATACCCTGATTGATCAATTCCCCCTTTCGGATTTCTCCCTGCCGGACGCTCTCATTGGCGATATAGCAAAACGCCATTGCGCATCTTTTCAGCATAGCATGCTTTCCGCCTGCCGGTCGCCTGTTCGATCTCTCTGACAAATATCCAACAATAAAACGGTATGTTAACCGTGAACAACAGTGGCTTTTCTGTGTGGAAAATGAGCGGCCAGGAAGCCATTGACAGATTTTTACGATATTGTATAACCTATAGTTATTTCTGATAGTGAACAATTGAACAATCGGAGTAAGCCATGTGGACTTCTGACCCAGCAAACAAAGGCGCACCAAAGATTGACATTCTACGCCACATGAAAGTTGGCGTGAAGCTGGTCGGCGGTTTCAGCTTGATGGCCTTCATATGCCTCGTTGTCGGCGGAATCGGCGTTTATTCGGTCCAGAACCTGGGAGGCCACGCCCAGGTGATGGGCCTTGTGAAAATGCCAACCCTGAAGAACCTGCACTCTCTCCAGCAATCCGTTGATGAACTCGTTATTTCCCAGCGGACCCTCCTCGTCCCAGACCTGGACAAGAATGTCGCGGCGGAACAGCTCAAGCGGGCCCAGGACGCCAGCGAGAATAACGCCAAGGCAATGGCCGAGCTTAACAAGCTGGCCCCGGAGGCCTCGGTTCAGAAGCAGTGGGAGCCCCTAAAGCAGTCCTTTGCCGCCGTGCAGAGCGCCAATGCCCAGTATCTGGCGGCAGTGAAGGAAAACAACCGGGCAAAGATGACTGAGCTGGCTTTCGGTATTTGCCGCGAGAGCCTTGGGAAGACCCAGGAGCTGCTGACGAGCCTCGTGAAAACCGTGAACAGCGACGTGGACACCGAGGCGCGCATCGCCCACGACAAGTCGAACAACATGCTGTGGGTCACGCTGGCCAGCATGGTCCTTGGCGCTGGTCTTGCCTTCTTCACCGGCATCCATGTGGCCTGGGATTCGGTACGGCCGCTTCGCAAACTGGTCCACTTTTCCAATGCAGTGGCCGGCGGCAAGCTGGACGAGCAGCTTAAGATCACCCGGCGCGACGATTTCGGCCAGCTGGCCGATGGATTGCGCTCAATGCTCAAGGCCTTAAACGACCAGATCGCCGACGCGCACTCCAAGGCCGCCCAGGCGGACGCGGAGTCCAAGCGGGCAAAGGATGCCTCGGACGGGGCTCACGCGGCCAAAGCAGAAGCCGAACGCGCCGCCCAGAGCATCAGCCAGACGGCCATGGAGCTTGAAAAGATCGTCGGCGTGGTGAAGGAGGCTTCCGAGGAGCTCCATTCCCAGGTGGAGTTGGCCAGCCAGGGCGCGGCCGTGCAGTCGGCCCGCGTGGCCGAGACCGCCACGGCAATGAGCGAGATGAACGCCACGGTGCTCGAAGTCGCCCAGAACGCCTCCCTGGCTGTCGAATCCGCCGAGGCCGCCCGCACGAAGGCCGGTGAAGGCTCCCAGGTGGTCACGAAGGTGGTGGACGGCATCTCGGCCTTGCAGCGGGTCTCTATGCGCCTTCAGGAAGACATGGGCAGCCTGGGGCTTCAGGCCGAAGGCATAGGCCGCATCATGAACGTCATCTCCGACATAGCGGACCAGACCAATCTTCTGGCCTTGAACGCGGCCATCGAGGCAGCCCGGGCGGGTGAAGCCGGACGCGGGTTCGCGGTGGTGGCCGACGAGGTCCGCAAGCTGGCCGAGAAGACCATGACCGCCACCAAGGAGGTCGGCGACGCCGTGAGCGGCATCCAATCCGGAACCAAGACGAACCTGGAGAACGTCAAGCTGGCGGTGGAAAATGTCGAGCAGGCCACGGCCCTGGCCGTCAAGAGCGGCGAAGCGCTCGGCGAGATCGTCCACCTGGTGGAGGTCTCCACGGATCAGATCCGCTCCATCGCCACGGCCAGCGAGCAGCAGTCGGCCACCAGCGAAGAGATCAACCGTAACATCGAGGAAATCCACCGCATATCATCCGAGACGGCGGATGCCATGTCCCGGTCCGCCCAGGCCGTGAACGACCTGGCCAGCCAGTCCAACGTGTTGCGCTCCCTGGTGGAGCAGATGAGGCTTCCGGGTTAGCGGCCTGTCTTGTACGGTAGGGCGGGGATTCACAGGAAGGAGACCAGGCAATGCACAAGCAGCTCGCAGGCAAGCGGATTCTCATCCAGGTGGCGGACACCTATGAAGACCTTGAACTCTGGTACCCCAAGCTTCGCATGCTGGAGGCCGGAGCCGAGGTGGTTGTCGCCGGTATCGACCCCTTGCGCCGCGACTACAAAGGAAAAAACGGCTATCCGTGCATTGCCGACGACGCCCTGGCGAACATGCGGGCCGAGGATTTCGACGCGCTTATCATCCCCGGCGGCTTCGCCCCGGACATCATCCGGCGCGACGCCAAGGCCCTCGCCCTCACCAAGGCTTTCTTCGATGCGGGAAAGCTGGTGGCGTTCATCTGCCACGCCGGCTGGGTTCCCATCTCCGCCAAGATCGTCAAAGGCTTTCGGTGCACGGGGTGCATCGCCCTCAAGGATGACCTGGAGAACGCGGGAGCCATCTGGGCGGACGCAAGCGTGGTGGTGGACCGCAACCTGATAAGCAGCCGCCGTCCGGCGGATCTTCCGGACTTCTGCGCGGCCATCATCGATTGGATGACCAGCGCCCACCCCAAGGCCTGACGCCTTTCCCGCACGCCGCGCCTCAACGGTCACCACCGCTTGGAAAACCACCAAGGGCCGCTTCGCCTTTCAGCCCATGCCCCGCGCCGGCTTTCCCGGAACCAAATCCCCACACCCAGAGCGATGAACTGGCATATTTGAACGAAGCCTTGATGGGGCGATGCGGCCCTGATATGTATTAATGTCCGGATTGACGCATGTTCCGGCAGGATTAGTTGTTCAAGGATCATCATCGATGCTAGTGGATACCGGACCGTTTTTACGGCTGCCGCTATTGAATAACGTGTTGCTTCCGTTCACGGCGCATCGGCTCACTGGAGAGCCGTCTGTTCACGGAACGGCTCTGGAGGCCTTGAACCGTGTTGAAGGGTAAAACCATGGCGCTCTCCCATCGATTGCTCATGGTCGTTTTCGTGTTGGCGTTTGCACTTGCCGTGGGCGAAGCCAGGGCGCAAACGCCCAAGAACACACTGGTTATCGGCACGATCAACATGCCGCCGCACAGCGTGGAGGACGGCTCCATGCCGTCCTTTAGCCGCGAACTCTTCAAGAGGATAATGGAGAGCCAGGGCTACTCGGTGGAGATTCGCTTCTACCCTTGGGCCCGCGCCTATGAACTGGGTAAGGCTGGCCTTGTGGACGCCGTCTGGCCTTCCATCCATCTCAAGGAAAGAGAAACCTGGTTCCGGTTCGGCCAGCCGGTGCTCAATACGAATTATGTCCTGATCAAAAGGCGGAATCTGCCCGTGGTATACGGTGGGCTGGAGGACGCAAAACCCTATACAATCGGAACCTTGCGGGGAGGAATCACCGGTTCGCCGCTCGACGGCGCCGCCCCGGGCTATCATGTCGAACCCGGAAACACGTTCGAGCAGAACCTCTTGAAGCTCGATGCCGGGCGGATCGATTTCATGACCAGCGAGCGCTATAATGGCGCGTATCTGCTCAACACGGAGTTCCCCGAACTGAACAGGTCCGTTGAAATGCAATTGCCGCCGATCAGCACGATCGGCTTCTATCTGATGTTCTCCAGCAATGGGACGGATGTGCAGGAAAAGATGGAGGCCTTTGAAAAAGGCCTGAGCGTGATGCGCTCGAATGGAGAACTGGCGCGGTTGCTGGAGCGCTACGGCTACGAGGTGGAGAGAGCGCTGCCCGATTGAAAGAAGGGCCAAGGCGGCCTGGCTTTGGTGAGCCAAGTTTCCAAGAAACCCCGGACCGCTCTCCCAATATGTTGTTCGTCAGGGTATTATTCAATTATTTCACTGAATATCCCGGCAGCTCCCGGCCTTTCCACAAAGCGAAGATGGCCGGGTAGAGCACAAGCTCCAGGATGGTTGAGGTCACCACGCCGCCGATCATGGGCGCGGCGATGCGCTTCATCACGTCCGAGCCTGCGCCTGTGGCGAACATCACGGGCAGAAGACCGGCCAGGATGACGGCCACGGTCATGATCTTCGGGCGTATGCGCTTCACGGCCCCGTGCATCACGGCATCATTTAGGTCCTCGCGGGTTCTCATGAGCCCCTTGTCCTGCCACTCCTTATGCGCCAGCTGCAGGTACAGAAGCATCACCACGCCGGTTTCCGCGTCCAGGCCAGCCAAAGCGATGATCCCCACCCACACCGCGATGCTCAAGTTGTAGCCCAACAGGTACAGAAGCCAGAACGAGCCAACCAGGGAGAAGGGCACGGCCAGCAGCACGATGCAGGTGGCCGGAAGCGATTTTGTGTTGAAGTAGATGAGCAGGAAGATGATGAAGATGGTCAGCGGGATGACCATGGTGAGCCGCTCGTGGGTGCTGACCATGTTCTCGTATTCGCCGCTCCACACCAGCCGGTAGCCTGCGGGCAGTTGCACGTTGGCGGCCACGGCCTTTTTGACGCTGTCCACGTAGCCGCCCACGTCGGTGCCGGTGAAGTCGATGTACACGTAGGCCGTTGGCAGCCCGCCCTCGCTCTTTATCATGGAGGGGCCGTTAGTGACTTTTATGTCCGCCAGTTCGCCCAGCGGCACCTGCAGGATCCTGCGGGGCGCCGGTTGCGAGCCCATCTTCGATTGCCCCTGTTCGCCCGGGGCCCCCACCGGCACCAGCATGGCCTTTATGGTGTCGATGTCCTGGCGCAGGTCGCGCGGGTAGCGCACGTTCACGGGGTAGCGCTCCCGGCCTTCGATGGTGGTGGTGAGGTTTCTCCCCCCCACGGCCGACTCGATTATGTCCTGCACTTCGGCCACGGTAAGGCCGTAGCGGGCGATGGCCAGGCGTTTGACCCGGATGTCCAGGTAGTAGCCGGTGTTCACCTTGTCCGCGAACACGGACAGGGTGTGGGGCACGGTTTTCACCACGCCTTCGAGCTGGGTGCCGATTTTTTCTATGACAGAAAGGTCCGGCCCCAGGATCTTTATGCCCACCGGGGTGCGGATGCCGGTGGAGAGCATGTCCACCCGGGCCTTGATGGGCATGGTGAAGGCGTTCACCACGCCCGGGATGTTGAGGCGATTGTTCAAGTCGTCCTTTAATTTATCCACGGTCATGCCCGGACGCCACTGGGACTCGGGCTTCAGGTTTATGACCGTCTCGAACATCTCCAGGGGCGCCGGGTCCGTGGCTGTTCCTGCCCGCCCGGCCTTGCCGAACACCTGGGCCACCTCGGGCACTTCGGCGATGATTGAGTCCTGCAGCTTAAGGATTCTGGAAGCCTCGGAAATGGCGATGCCGGGCATGGTCACGGGCATGTAGAAGAGCGTGCCCTCGTAGAGTGGCGGCATGAACTCCGAGCCCAGGCGCATGAGCGGCCACACGGACACGGCCATGATGACCACGGCCACGAAGATCACGCCCTTCTTGAAGCGCAGGGCCACGACCACCACGGGATGGTAGAGCGCCCGCAGGACGTGGCTTAAGGGGTTCTTGTCCTCCGGGCGCACCTTGCCCCTAATAAAGAGCGTCATGAGCATGGGGGTCAGGGTGATGGCCAGAAAGGCGGAGAAGAGCATGGCGAAGGTCTTGGTGTAAGCAAGAGGCTTGAAGAGCCGCCCGGCCTGGCCCTGCAGGGTGAACACGGGCAGAAAGCCCACGGTAATAACCAGGAGCGAGAAAAAGAGCGAAGGCCCGACTTCCTGGGCCGCCTCGATTATCACCTGGGCGCGCGAGCCGGGCTGGCCTGCGTGTTCCCAGTCCTCAAGCTTCTTGTGGGCGTTCTCCACCATGATGATGGCCGCGTCCACCATGGCCCCGATGGCGATGGCGATGCCGGACAGGCTCATGATGTTGGAGGTGACCCCCATGTAATACATGCAGATGAACGAGATGACGATGGCCAGGGGCAGGGTGAGGACTATCACCAGGGCGCTCGGCAGATGGAACAAAAACACCACGCACACGGCGCTTACCGCAATGGTGAGCTTTATGATCTCCTCGGTGAGCGTGGAGATGGCCCGGTGGATGAGGTCCGAGCGGTCATACGTCACCTCAAGCGTCACGCCCTCGGGCAAGGACGGCCCGATTTCGGCGATCTTGGCCTTCACCCGGTCGATAACCGAGAGCACGTTCTCGCCGAAGCGCACCACCACGATGCCTCCGGCCACCTCGCCCTGACCGTTCAAGTCCGCCACGCCACGGCGCATCTCCGGCCCGAGGGTCACCGAGGCCACGTCCTTTAAGAATATGGGTGTTCCCCGGTTGTCCGTGCCCACGGCCACATTCTCCAGGTCCGCGGTGCCCTTCACGTAGCCCCGGCCGCGCACCATGTACTCGGCCCCGGACATCTCGATGACCCGGCCCTCCACGTCGTTGTTGCTTAAGCGCACCGCCTCCAGCACCTTCTGCAGGGCCAGGCCGTAGGTGAAGAGCCGGCCAGGATCAACGGTGATCTGGTACTGCTTCACATAGCCGCCGAGCGATGCCACCTCGGACACGCCGGGCACGCTCTCCAGGGCCAGCTTCACGTTCCAGTCCTGCAGGGAGCGAAGTTTGGCCAGGTCGAGCTTTCCGGACTTGTCCACCAATGCGTAGGAGAAGCCCCAGCCAAGGCTTGTGGCGTCCGGGCCAAGCACCGGGTTCACGTCGGCCGGAATCTTGGCCCGTACCGACTGCAGATATTCCAGCACGCGTGAGCGCGCCCAGTAGATGTCCGTGCCTTCCTTGAAGATAACGTAGATGAAAGAGGACCCCAGAAACGAGAAACCGCGCACGGCCGTAACCCCGGGGGCGGCCAGAAGCGAGGTGACGATGGGGTAGGTGACTTGGTCTTCCACCAGGTCCGGGCTTCGCCCGGCCCACTCGGTGTAGATGATCACCTGGGGGTCCGAGAGGTCCGGGATGGCATCCAGCGGAGCGTTTCGCATGGCCCAAGCGCCCCAGGCGCCGAGCACCGCGCACATGAGGATGATTATGAGCCTGTTGCGGCCGGAAAAACCGATGATGTTCTGGATGAGCATGGTGGTGTCCGACGGGCGCTAGTGCTGGTGCCCGGTGCCGCCAGAGCTTTTGAGGCGGGTGTCCGCATCCAGGAGGAAGTTGGCCGAAGCGGCCACCGTGGCCCCCTGGGAAATACCGGAAACGATCTCCACGAAGCCCCCGGAGCGCAGGCCGGTCACCACGTCGCGGGGCTCGAAATTGTTGGGGCTTGATTCGAAGTAGACCACCTTGCGCAGTCCCGTGTCGATGATGGCCGACTCGGGCACGCTCAGGCGGTTGCCCAGGTCGGACCCCATCTGGATCTCGGCGTACATCTCGGGCTTTAATTGCCCCTTGGGGTTGGGCAGCACGAAGCGCACCCGGACGGTGCGGGTGTCGCCCGCGATAACCGGATAGATCTGGGCCACCTTGGCGGTAAGGGGCGGCCCGCCCACGCCGGTCAGGGTGATGAGCGCGGTCTGGCCTTCGCGGAAGTAGGGCAGGTTCTCCTCGTACACGTCGGCCAGCACCCAGACCGTGCTCAGGTCGGCCAGGTCGTAGAGCTTCTCGCCCGGCATCACCCGCATGCCCTGGGTGGCCTGCCGGGAGATCACGTAGCCGGTCACCGGGCTGGCGATGGCGTAGGTTCTGGAAGGCTTTCCGGTCTTCTCCAGGTGCGAGGCCAGGCCCCCGGCGTCCAGAAGCGCCAGGCGCTGCCTGGCTGCCGCCAGCAGATCCCGGCTGTCTGCGGACACAAGGCCTGCGTATTCCCCGGTGGAACCCTCCGGGGTCTTCACGGCGGTATTCTGCCAGCGCAGCATGTTCAGGTATTCGAGCTGTACGGCGTAGACCTCCGGGCTGTAGAGCTCCAGCAGGGTCTGGCCCTTTTTGACCTCCTGGCCGGTGTGGTTCACCAGCAGGCGCTCGATGAAGCCCTCGGTCTTGGTGGTCACGGTGGCCAGCTTGGTTTCGTCCGCGGCCACCCGGCCCGTGGCCCGGATGAACACCTTGAAGGGCCTTTGCGTGGCCTGGGCCGTGGTGACGCCTATGAGCCTGGCCTGCTCCGGGGTGATCATGGCCATGGGGGGCATGGTCCCGGCCGGAGCGGCCCCGTGCCCGGCATGGCCTCCCGCCGGGGCAGCTGACTGGACGGCTGGAGCCCCGTGCCCGGAGTGGTCAGCGGACGGCGCGGGCTTGGTCGCAGGCGGCGCAGCCTGGTGGGCGG encodes:
- a CDS encoding efflux RND transporter periplasmic adaptor subunit; protein product: MRALAMTARMVFTVMGLAAGLLVVLALSHPALAQSGADHSAHQAAPPATKPAPSADHSGHGAPAVQSAAPAGGHAGHGAAPAGTMPPMAMITPEQARLIGVTTAQATQRPFKVFIRATGRVAADETKLATVTTKTEGFIERLLVNHTGQEVKKGQTLLELYSPEVYAVQLEYLNMLRWQNTAVKTPEGSTGEYAGLVSADSRDLLAAARQRLALLDAGGLASHLEKTGKPSRTYAIASPVTGYVISRQATQGMRVMPGEKLYDLADLSTVWVLADVYEENLPYFREGQTALITLTGVGGPPLTAKVAQIYPVIAGDTRTVRVRFVLPNPKGQLKPEMYAEIQMGSDLGNRLSVPESAIIDTGLRKVVYFESSPNNFEPRDVVTGLRSGGFVEIVSGISQGATVAASANFLLDADTRLKSSGGTGHQH